A single genomic interval of Electrophorus electricus isolate fEleEle1 chromosome 2, fEleEle1.pri, whole genome shotgun sequence harbors:
- the LOC118240955 gene encoding RNA helicase Mov10l1-like produces MAILAVKPIIPMVEKQLDSWEGGGRTSLELDTQKLRPLIGTVTSCDKDGGFINQTTYFPRSALCEGFEPMKGDWVQANYFVSPAEWSSQAKTVRPLRYQRMDRVCVSSVFGSNGVVEDSVFFSLDSLLLPAGYRPTPGDVVSVVVVESCQSFYCWRALCMAPTEQRYRGVKIDP; encoded by the exons ATGGCCATACTAGCAGTCAAACCTATAATCCCAATG GTGGAGAAGCAGCTGGATTCTTGGGAGGGTGGGGGCAGGACATCACTTGAGCTGGATACTCAAAAACTCAGGCCTCTGATTGGAACAGTAACCTCATGTGACAAAGATGGAGGATTTATAAATCAAACAACATATTTTCCCAGATCAGCCTTGTGTGAAG GTTTTGAACCCATGAAAGGTGACTGGGTGCAGGCGAACTACTTCGTCAGCCCCGCTGAGTGGAGCAGTCAGGCGAAAACTGTCAGACCACTACGATACCAGCGAATGGATCGT gtgtgtgtgtcaagtgtgTTTGGTAGTAATGGAGTTGTGGAAGACAGTGTATTTTTCAGTCTGGACTCCCTGCTGTTGCCTGCTGGGTACAGACCCACACCAGGAGATGTAGTGAGTGTTGTGGTAGTGGAGAGCTGCCAGTCATTCTATTGCTGGAGAGCCCTCTGCATGGCTCCCACCGAACAAAG GTACAGAGGGGTGAAAATCGACCCATGA